A window of Trichoderma atroviride chromosome 3, complete sequence contains these coding sequences:
- a CDS encoding uncharacterized protein (BUSCO:EOG092D11XU), with amino-acid sequence MAVENPILPVKGKKNVLITSALPYVNNVPHLGNVVGSVLSADVYSRFSKLRDRPTLYICGTDEYGTATETKALETGQTPQELCDEFHVKHKEIYEWFEIGFDYFGRTSTKKQTEIVQDIFLKLHENDFLEERTTQQPYCEKHDSFLADRFVEGTCPKCNYDDARGDQCDKCGSLLDPFELVNPRCKIDGATPVPRDTTHVFIRLEKLQPEIDKWFQDAHKKYGWPQNGVSITQSWLTKGLEARSITRDLKWGVPVPLPGYEKKVIYVWFDACIGYPSITANYTDEWEQWWKNPDDVTLYQFMGKDNVPFHTVIFPGSEIGTGYKWTLLNHLSTTEYLNYENGKFSKSRGIGVFGNQAREIGISPSVWRYYLLSNRPETSDTQFEWQSFQLANNSELLANFGNFVNRIVKFVNAKLDGVVPEFDPSYKDDTFDFGAWVKTVNGLLKEYVDLLENVHIRAGSKALLEISREGNNLLQGRLDNANLAENPERTHTTIGLALNLCHLLASVASPYMPSTSDSICQQLNTKLALIPDVWEPTAIKAGHKIGKAAYLFTRIEDKKIAEWKELFGGSAETRAAEAAAKKKKQEDKERKKAAKAAKAEAAKAAAATAADVDVKAQDEASAAGGMTATSAEITKDLPIREKKVDN; translated from the exons ATGGCGGTTGAAAATCCCATCCTGCccgtcaagggcaagaagaacGTCCTCATCACCAGCGCCCTCCCCTACGTCAACAACGTCCCTCACCTCGGCAACGTCGTCGGCAGCGTCCTCAGCGCCGACGTCTACTCGCGCTTCAGCAAGCTGCGCGACCGGCCGACGCTGTACATCTGCGGCACCGACGAGTACGGCACGGCCACCGAGACAAAGGCCCTCGAGACGGGCCAGACGCCCCAGGAGCTCTGCGACGAGTTCCACGTCAAGCACAAGGAGATTTACGAGTGGTTCGAGATTGGCTTCGACTACTTTGGCCGCACCTCGACCAAGAAGCAGACGGAGATTGTGCAGGACATCTTCCTCAAGCTGCACGAAAACGACTTCCTCGAGGAGCGGACGACACAACAGCCCTACTGCGAGAAGCACGATTCGTTCCTGGCCGATCGATTCGTCGAGGGAACCTGCCCCAAGTGCAACTACGACGATGCCCGCGGCGACCAGTGCGACAAGTGCGGAAGCCTGCTGGATCCGTTTGAGCTCGTCAACCCGCGATGCAAGATTGACGGCGCAACGCCCGTGCCCCGCGACACGACACACGTCTTCATCCGcctcgagaagctgcagcccgAGATTGACAAGTGGTTCCAGGATGCGCACAAGAAATACGGCTGGCCTCAAAACGGCGTTTCCATCACCCAGTCGTGGCTGACCAAGGGCCTGGAGGCTCGCAGCATCACCAGAGATTTGAAGTGGGGTGTGCCGGTTCCGCTGCCTGGATACGAGAAGAAGGTCATTTACGTGTGGTTTGATGCCTGCATCGGCTATCCTTCCATCACGGCCAACTATACCGATGAGTGGGAGCAATGGTGGAAGAACCCCGACGACGTCACCCTCTACCAGTTCATGGGCAAGGACAACGTGCCCTTCCACACAG TCATCTTCCCTGGATCCGAGATTGGTACCGGATACAAGTGGACCCTGCTTAACCACCTTTCCACTACCGAGTACTTGAACTACGAGAACGGCAAGTTCTCCAAGTCAAGAGGAATCGGTGTTTTCGGCAACCAGGCCAGGGAAATTGGCATTTCGCCATCTGTGTGGAGATACTACCTCCTATCAAACCGACCGGAAACCAGCGATACCCAATTCGAGTGGCAGTCGTTCCAGCTGGCCAACAACAGCGAGCTCCTCGCCAACTTTggcaactttgtcaaccGCATTGTCAAGTTTGTCAACGCCAAGCTGGATGGCGTCGTTCCCGAGTTCGACCCCTCCTACAAGGATGACAcctttgactttggcgcCTGGGTTAAGACGGTCAATGGCTTGCTAAAGGAGTACGTCGACCTTTTGGAGAATGTACACATTCGTGCCGGCAGCAAAGCCCTGTTGGAGATTAGCCGAGAGGGCAACAACCTTCTCCAAGGCCGACTCGACAACGCCAACCTGGCGGAGAACCCTGAGCGAACTCACACCACCATTGGTCTCGCCCTGAACCTTTGCCATCTGCTCGCCTCAGTGGCTTCTCCGTACATGCCATCCACCTCTGACTCCATCtgccagcagctcaacaCCAAGCTGGCCTTGATCCCTGACGTCTGGGAGCccaccgccatcaaggctgGCCACAAGATTGGCAAGGCCGCCTATCTCTTCACCAGAATCGAGGATAAGAAGATTGCCGAGTGGAAGGAGCTGTTTGGCGGTTCCGCCGAGACTCGTGCTGCCGAAGCggccgccaagaagaagaagcaggaggacaaggagaggaagaaggccgccaaggctgccaaagctgaagctgccaaggctgctgccgccaccgctGCCGACGTGGATGTCAAGGCTCAGGACGAGGCCTCTGCGGCTGGGGGCATGACTGCGACGTCGGCCGAGATAACGAAAGACTTGCCGATTCGCGAGAAGAAAGTAGACAATTAG
- a CDS encoding uncharacterized protein (BUSCO:EOG092D3VL7): MLGNLSRRSPAPFQHNSVCGVQVLFHVRIDGLHGSVITNGRADLDLLLTSAPSLTRRSPFFPFTVEFHSRAISSVSNMFPVRPNRTASLTAAQQQAVVQRQAYLPGQPVSVLFVCLGNICRSTMAEGIFRHMAAQPQYKEKIGDVDSCGTAAYHAGEPPDDRTLETLEKHDIFDYDHDARRITRSDFDRFDYIFAMDLSNLSDLERLKRENKDSKAKVMLYGDYSGTKKPEVVSDPYYGGQDGFDKAFEQCSRFAKNFLQDVVGDSTEKEKE, translated from the exons ATGCTCGGTAATTTAAGCCGCCGCTCACCAGCGCCTTTCCAGCACAACTCCGTATGTGGGGTGCAGGTCCTATTCCATGTAAGGATAGACGGTTTACATGGCTCTGTTATTACCAATGGACGTGCCGACCTCGACTTGCTTCTTACATCTGCGCCGTCTTTGACCAGACgctctcctttctttccttttacCGTTGAATTTCACTCGCGTGCTATTTCGAGCGTCAGCAACATGTTTCCCGTGCGACCAAACCGAACGGCGTCCTTGACCGCAGCGCAACAACAAGCAGTGGTGCAGAGACAGGCCTATTTGCCCGGCCAACCCGTGTCGGTCCTATTCGTATGTTTGGGCAACATCTGCCGGTCGACGATGGCAGAGGGAATCTTCAGACACATGGCGGCACAGCCGCAGTacaaggagaagattggAGACGTTGATTCCTGCGGAACAG CTGCGTATCATGCGGGCGAACCACCAGATGATCGGACTCTGGAGACTCTGGAGAAGCACGACATCTTCGACTACGATCACGATGCGCGCCGC ATTACGCGAAGCGACTTTGACAGATTCGACTACATCTTCGCCATGGACCTCTCCAACCTCTCAGACCTCGAACGCCTCAAGCGCGAAAACAAAgactccaaggccaaggtgaTGCTCTACGGCGATTACAGCGGCACCAAGAAGCCAGAAGTCGTCAGCGACCCCTATTATGGTGGCCAGGATGGCTTTGACAAGGCTTTTGAGCAGTGTTCTCGCTTTGCCAAGAACTTTCTACAAGATGTGGTGGGCGATTCAacggaaaaagaaaaagaataa
- a CDS encoding uncharacterized protein (TransMembrane:1 (i66-83o)) produces the protein MRPTQILRSGAPAPKQNHWLGDWGSFGGAKQKGIIDFGISANRQNPFAGAAHDAIFNTFRRTKGQIFYWLPPMLAGYYLMNWATERNHYLNSKAGRAEFGDEEE, from the exons ATGAGACCTACTCAGATCCTCCGCAGCGGCGCCCCTGCGCCCAAGCAAAACCA CTGGCTCGGCGACTGGGGTTCCTTTG GTGGTGCCAAGCAGAAGGGCATCATCGACTTCGGTATCTCCGCCAACCGTCAAAACCcctttgccggcgctgcccacgatgccatcttcaacacctTCCGCCGCACCAAGGGCCAGATCTTCTACTGGCTGCCTCCCATGCTGGCCGGCTACTATCTGATGAACTGGGCCACCGAGAG AAACCACTACCTCAACTCCAAGGCTGGCCGTGCTGAGTTtggcgacgaggaggagTAA
- a CDS encoding uncharacterized protein (EggNog:ENOG41), which yields MDFAGGSNKADHLCVLVHGLWGNPNHMNNIAKTLRAQHSPDDLYLLLAKRNSGSFTYDGIELGGERVCAEIIEELKTIESNGGKIRKLSVVGYSLGGLVSRYAVGLLYAKGILDSVECMVGTFQPSSL from the exons ATGGATTTCGCCGGCGGAAGCAACAAGGCGGACCACCTCTGCGTCCTGGTTCATGGA CTATGGGGGAATCCGAACCACATGAACAACATTGCCAAGACACTGCGAGCCCAACATTCCCCTGACGACCTCTATCTTCTGCTGGCCAAGCGGAACAGCGGCAGTTTCACGTACGACGGCATCGAGCTTGGTGGCGAGCGAGTCTGCGCCGAGATTATAGAAGAGCTCAAGACTATTGAGAGCAATGGCGGCAAGATAAGGAAGCTGAGTGTTGTAGGATACTCTCTCGGCGGGCTGGTGTCGCGATACGCAGTTGGCCTGCTGTATGCAAAGGGCATTCTGGACTCAGTTGAGTGCATGGTGGGCACCTTTCAACCCTCTAGTTtgtaa
- a CDS encoding uncharacterized protein (EggNog:ENOG41), whose amino-acid sequence MSSDLFDDVFTLEDRFYSQGYNQGVQDGARAGRIEGRSLGMEKGFEKFLESGRIASKSLVWANRLPQKPQPSPSASEGTEKSSEACTLPPLPKNPRLEKNIKLAYALVEPDTLSTENSDEAVQDFDDRVKRAQGKVKIIEKMLN is encoded by the coding sequence ATGTCATCGGATCTCTTCGACGACGTCTTCACTCTCGAAGACCGCTTCTACTCACAAGGCTACAACCAGGGCGTCCAAGATGGAGCCCGCGCCGGAAGGATAGAAGGCCGCTCGCTCGGCATGGAAAAGGGCTTTGAAAAGTTTCTCGAAAGCGGCCGCATCGCCAGCAAATCTCTCGTATGGGCAAACAGACTCCCCCAAAAGCCTCAGCCAAGTCCCAGTGCCTCGGAAGGGACAGAAAAGAGCTCCGAGGCTTGCACGCTGCCACCACTGCCCAAGAATCcgaggctggagaagaacaTCAAGCTGGCATATGCGCTGGTCGAGCCTGATACGCTGTCGACGGAGAATTCCGATGAGGCTGTGCAGGACTTTGACGACCGGGTGAAGAGGGCGCAGGGCAAAGTCAAGATTATTGAGAAGATGCTAAACTAG
- a CDS encoding uncharacterized protein (EggNog:ENOG41) has protein sequence MQQHEQRMEQIRQQAVNSGAAYSSHSMPGYWPDEKHEYSIPVTSQDDDEQMAPSAAAAAKYRSIMGIETSIEQQLAAAEKAPPGPEKEALEWAIAEMLNQLEVMRMEADEEYAIELSGQ, from the coding sequence ATGCAGCAACACGAACAGAGGATGGAACAAATCCGACAGCAGGCCGTCAACAGCGGCGCGGCATATTCCTCTCACTCCATGCCGGGCTACTGGCCCGACGAGAAACACGAATATTCAATTCCCGTAACATCacaagatgatgacgagcagATGGCTCcctctgccgctgcggcaGCAAAGTACCGGTCCATCATGGGTATCGAGACTTCGATTGAGCAACAGCTCGCTGCGGCGGAGAAGGCTCCGCCAGGTCCTGAAAAGGAGGCGCTGGAATGGGCCATTGCCGAGATGCTGAATCAGTTGGAGGTGATGAGGATGGAGGCTGACGAGGAGTATGCAATAGAGCTGAGCGGGCAATGA
- a CDS encoding uncharacterized protein (EggNog:ENOG41~TransMembrane:1 (o94-117i)), translating to MADPQSIFMLGLQKFRRHTLYSNIVNDRSAVYYTTCIEKTDPYKDIDRVKVNFLKDGEGVLLDAAHPFSPRPKVPAPITISSLTETGVRWLRGIPFMVTVGVLVPIGVVAYLINSVFQTIRSTKRIKLHEGGLAGIDIREYRVPILIKEFREEVEHVYEALNNSQHQEYLADEDEDEETGMNAEDRSTMARERRMSIPTQPTLALAPCQFEMIRSLNSLKWRKYPVWIQKDRHTHAAVIVRFEKKTFNEGWVILRHYAGEEFLL from the coding sequence ATGGCCGACCCGCAGTCTATTTTTATGCTGGGGCTGCAAAAGTTTAGAAGACACACGTTGTACAGCAACATTGTTAATGATCGAAGTGCGGTTTACTATACGACCTGTATAGAAAAGACGGATCCATACAAGGATATAGACCGGGTCAAAGTCAACTTTCTCAAAGATGGTGAGGGTGTGCTACTAGATGCTGCGCATCCCTTCTCTCCGCGACCCAAGGTTCCCGCGCCAATCACCATTTCATCGTTGACCGAAACGGGCGTGCGATGGCTGAGAGGAATTCCATTCATGGTCACAGTGGGTGTTCTGGTGCCCATTGGCGTGGTGGCATATCTTATCAATTCAGTTTTTCAAACCATACGAAGCACAAAGCGCATCAAGCTACACGAAGGCGGCCTGGCGGGCATCGACATAAGGGAATACCGGGTCCCAATACTGATCAAGGAGTTTCGTGAAGAGGTCGAACACGTCTACGAGGCCTTGAACAACTCGCAGCACCAAGAATATCTGgcagacgaagacgaagacgaagagacggGCATGAACGCAGAGGACAGAAGCACAATGGCccgagagagaagaatgtCCATCCCTACGCAGCCAACGCTGGCCTTGGCACCTTGCCAGTTCGAGATGATTCGATCACTAAACTCACTCAAATGGCGGAAATACCCTGTTTGGATCCAGAAGGATCGACACACGCATGCTGCCGTCATTGTGCgttttgagaagaagacgtttAACGAGGGTTGGGTGATTCTGCGGCACTATGCGGGCGAGGAGTTTCTGCTATAG
- a CDS encoding uncharacterized protein (EggNog:ENOG41), producing the protein MNPNNTSTNSNSHLSVQGDEVPPPPYSETDVYSNSNGSRSPRPAAAETPSHGFVPVDDAASSTADDVIYTPPLSPQNTSDAGQSAASLYFERRPVPQPNATAREPLVHAIEVNDASRPDDFPYQNDWAARDISALDWSTFVNFLLPDHSTRQNEAILHRKLRDEMQSNSGSTNDTTSQVEAQLGRNADAGTTPSPDAVQRRRNVEATVLQWNDGFFNPRGIQVNLEPRRAPSTQMPGAWETNVDQRSESAQSSHTAGRSEPSSWSPWSGLVMDENGIRLGNSFMDESGIRLGNSFVADSNGLRIGNLIMDDKGIRYGNSKGPSQQQSRQPTTDAGQDVRGRAANQGSQPDNKKDHKRSSSCSSVSSLSSMSSVSSIGSLPSYDDVPQRSIQVYLARLQDWTDHPEQYRSKQDVKQLKADLKSVPMCDGSISEADKKALKAQIKALASVWRQIKKTQRKERRALKKERRAQRRAEWKEKRQHKKEMRKAEREARKEARREVAAPPPPPATCYSTNASNASRTRCASCASCATDAWKSSPLYRQLPLGSSRPGQRSRWTRWKRRQRRKRRSGRSWWFSI; encoded by the coding sequence aTGAATcccaacaacaccagcaccaacagcaATAGCCATCTCAGCGTCCAGGGAGACGAAGTCCCGCCTCCACCCTATTCAGAGACGGACGTCTACAGCAATTCAAAtggctctcgctctcctcgCCCGGCAGCCGCAGAAACCCCATCTCACGGCTTCGTACCAGTAGACGATGCTGCCTCTTCGACTGCCGACGATGTCATCTACACGCCACCTCTCAGCCCTCAAAACACTTCAGACGCTGGGCAGTCCGCGGCCTCTCTATATTTTGAGCGGAGGCCTGTGCCGCAGCCAAACGCAACAGCCCGCGAACCTCTTGTTCATGCCATAGAGGTAAATGATGCTTCGCGGCCTGACGATTTCCCCTACCAGAATGACTGGGCAGCCCGAGACATCTCTGCCCTGGACTGGTCTACTTTTGTCAACTTCCTGCTTCCCGATCACAGCACGAGACAGAATGAGGCTATCCTCCATAGAAAGCtgcgagatgagatgcagtCAAACTCGGGCAGCACTAACGATACGACGTCGCAGGTCGAAGCCCAGCTCGGCCGGAATGCTGATGCAGGAACTACACCTAGCCCTGATGCTgtgcagcgaagaagaaatgtcGAAGCCACTGTCCTGCAGTGGAatgatggcttcttcaacccTCGTGGTATCCAAGTCAACCTTGAACCCCGGAGAGCTCCGTCCACGCAGATGCCTGGGGCCTGGGAAACCAACGTTGACCAGAGATCTGAGTCTGCTCAGTCTTCGCATACAGCAGGCCGCTCAGAGCCCTCCAGCTGGAGCCCATGGAGTGGCCTCGTCATGGATGAAAATGGCATTCGACTTGGCAACTCCTTTATGGACGAAAGTGGCATTCGACTTGGCAATTCCTTTGTGGCAGACTCAAATGGCCTGCGCATCGGAAACCTCATCATGGATGACAAAGGCATTCGATATGGAAATAGCAAAGGGCCAAGCCAGCAGCAGTCACGGCAGCCAACTACGGATGCCGGCCAAGACGTTCGCGGTCGTGCTGCTAATCAAGGAAGCCAGCCCGACAACAAAAAGGATCACAAACGCTCATCATCCTGCTCGTCTGTCTCATCACTATCCTCCATGAGCTCTGTATCTTCCATTGGGTCTCTGCCCAGCTATGACGACGTTCCCCAGAGGTCAATACAGGTTTACCTAGCCCGACTCCAGGACTGGACTGACCATCCTGAGCAATACCGCTCCAAGCAAGACGTCAAACAGTTGAAGGCTGACCTCAAGAGCGTCCCCATGTGCGATGGCTCCATCTCTGAGGCAGATAAAAAGGCTCTGAAAGCACAAATAAAGGCCTTGGCGAGTGTGTGGAGGCAGATCAAGAAAACCCAGAGAAAGGAACGCAGGGCTCTCAAAAAGGAGCGCCGTGCCCAGAGGAGAGCAGagtggaaggagaagagacagCATAAAAAGGAGATGAGGAaagcagagagagaagctcGAAAGGAAGCCCGAAGAGAAGTTGctgctcctccgcctcccCCCGCCACCTGCTATTCCACCAATGCCTCCAATGCCTCCCGGACACGTTGTGCCTCCTGTGCCTCCTGTGCCACCGATGCCTGGAAATCCTCCCCCCTTTACCGGCAGCTTCCCCTGGGGTCCTCACGGCCCGGGCAGAGGTCGAGGTGGAcgaggtggaagaggaggcagaggcggaagaggcgGTCGGGGCGGTCGTGGTGGTTTTCAATCTGA
- a CDS encoding uncharacterized protein (EggNog:ENOG41~TransMembrane:4 (o12-34i55-80o92-113i125-143o)), whose protein sequence is MSLQYFPPVKPSAIALGTFFNHGVDLVVLAPIFGQTYHRAKASNTKEEFIRSREAGGAALAWGTSFVGSALQSYGVGALLNATGTLSHKGAAYLGALIFAATSAPSFITQVFSEKRPLDTVGVNVAAKILETVGLALVLNWWGTRTNPFE, encoded by the exons ATGTCTCTTCAAT ACTTCCCTCCCGTCAAGCCCTCGGCCATCGCCCTCGGCACCTTCTTCAACCACGGCGTCGACCTCGTCGTGCTCGCGCCCATCTTTGGCCAGACCTACCACCGCGCAAAGGCCTCCAACACCAAGGAGGAGTTTATCCGCTCGCGCGAGGCCGGCGGCGCCGCTCTCGCCTGGGGCACGTCCTTTGTGGGCTCGGCCCTGCAGAGCTACGGCGTGGGTGCGCTGCTCAATGCCACGGGCACGCTGAGCCACAAGGGCGCGGCGTATCTGGGCGCTCTCATCTTTGCCGCGACTTCAGCTCCCAGC TTCATCACTCAGGTCTTCAGTGAAAAGAGGCCTCTTGACACCGTCGGCGTCAATGTCGCTGCCAAAATACTCGAGACTGTCGGCCTGGCTCTGGTTCTCAACTGGTGGGGAACCAGGACCAACCCCTTTGAGTAA
- a CDS encoding uncharacterized protein (BUSCO:EOG092D1YZO) has product MADLQGRKVFKVFNQDFVVDERYTVTKELGQGAYGIVCAAVNGQTNEGVAIKKVTNVFSKKILAKRALREIKLLQHFRGHRNITCLYDMDIPRPDNFNETYLYEELMECDLAAIIRSGQPLTDAHFQSFIYQILCGLKYIHSANVLHRDLKPGNLLVNADCELKICDFGLARGFSVDPEENAGYMTEYVATRWYRAPEIMLSFQSYTKAIDVWSVGCILAELLGGRPFFKGRDYVDQLNQILHILGTPNEETLRRIGSPRAQEYVRNLPFMPKKPFPALFPDANPDALDLLDKMLAFDPSQRISVEQALEHPYLHIWHDASDEPDCPTTFNFDFEVVEDVGEMRKMILDEVLRFRQLVRTAPASGNQAAAQQIQVPMPQAGGQWTAEDPRPQEYMGHANGLEQDLAAGMDIRR; this is encoded by the exons atggcggatCTCCAAGGACGCAAAGTATTCAAGGTCTTCAACCAGGACTTTGTAGTTGACGAGCGCTACACCGTCACCAAGGAGCTTGGCCAGGGAGCGTATGGAATTGTTTG CGCCGCGGTCAACGGACAGACCAACGAGGGCGTCGCCATCAAAAAGGTCACCAATGTCTTCAGCAAGAAGATCCTCGCCAAGCGCGCCCTGCGCGagatcaagctgctgcagcacttCCGCGGCCATCGCAAC ATCACATGTCTCTATGATATGGATATACCGCGACCAGACAACTTCAACGAGACATACCTCTACGAGG AACTGATGGAGTGCGACCTGGCGGCTATTATTCGTTCCGGCCAGCCACTTACAGATGCCCACTTCCAATCCTTTATTTACCAGATCCTCTGCGGCCTCAAGTACATCCACTCCGCCAACGTTCTCCACCGAGACTTGAAGCCGGGCAATCTGCTTGTGAATGCCGATTGCGAGTTGAAAATCTGCGATTTCGGCCTTGCTCGTGGCTTCTCTGTCGATCCCGAGGAGAATGCCGGGTATATGACTGAGTATGTTGCCACGAGATGGTACCGTGCGCCAGAGATTATGTTGAGCTTCCAGAGCTACACAAAAGCTA TTGATGTATGGTCTGTGGGCTGCATTCTTGCTGAGCTCCTGGGAGGCAGACCGTTCTTCAAGGGTCGGGACTATGTCGACCAGCTGAATCAGATTCTGCACATTCTCGGAACACCAAACGAGGAAACCCTCCGTCGCATCGGATCGCCTCGAGCCCAAGAATACGTCCGCAACCTACCATTCatgccaaagaagccctTCCCAGCTCTGTTCCCCGATGCTAACCCCGACGCCCTCGATCTTCTCGACAAAATGCTTGCCTTTGATCCTTCGCAGCGTATCAGCGTCGAACAGGCCCTCGAGCACCCGTACCTTCACATATGGCACGATGCGTCTGATGAGCCCGACTGCCCCACGACGTTCAACTTCGACTTTGAGGTGGTTGAGGATGTTGGTGAAATGCGAAAGATGATTCTGGACGAAGTTTTGCGTTTCCGACAACTTGTGCGAACAGCCCCTGCTTCTGGCAACCAAGCCGCCGCTCAGCAGATACAAGTCCCAATGCCCCAAGCTGGCGGCCAATGGACGGCAGAAGACCCGCGACCGCAGGAATACATGGGCCACGCCAATGGGCTTGAGCAGGATCTTGCAGCAGGCATGGACATTAGGAGATAA
- a CDS encoding uncharacterized protein (BUSCO:EOG092D4HEW): protein MASERPDKKEKKEKKEKRTEESGVKKEKKEKKDKKDKKEKLAAALDEKLQQDVAGQISPVKGSEDSDMDEDKAPEVALERKVVPFAVPLADEKGQKKIYKTIRKAAKNGTLKRGVKEVVKTLRKSAPSAPGYTSFPGVVVIAGDISPMDVISHLPVLCEDHNVPFIFVTSRAELGAAAKTKRPTSVVMIMEKAEGKKKASKEADKDEDDDKESYSETYASLVKLVQKEGSKQSFWTKGESKA, encoded by the exons atggcctctgAACGACccgacaagaaggagaagaaggagaagaaggagaagcgcACCGAAGAGTCCGGcgtgaagaaggagaagaaggaaaagaaggacaagaaggacaagaaggagaagctcgccgctgctctggacgagaagctgcagcaggatgTCGCTGGCCAGATCTCGCCTGTGAAGGGCTCTGAGGACTCAgacatggacgaggacaaggCTCCCGAGGTTGCCCTTGAGAGAAAGGTTGTGCCTTTTGCCGTCCCTCTGGCTGATGAGAAGGGCCAGAAGAAGATCTACAAGACGATCCGAAAAG CCGCCAAGAATGGTACTCTCAAGCGTGGTGTCAAGGAAGTCGTCAAGACCCTGCGAAAGTCCGCCCCCAGCGCCCCCGGCTACACCTCCTTCCccggcgtcgtcgtcatcgccggCGACATCTCCCCCATGGATGTCATCTCACACCTGCCCGTGCTCTGCGAGGATCACAACGTgcccttcatcttcgtcacaTCACGCGCTGAGCTCGGTGCCGCGGCCAAGACCAAGCGACCTACCAGTGTGGTCATGATCATGGAGAAggccgagggcaagaagaaggcttccAAGGAGGCTgacaaggacgaggatgatgacaagGAGTCGTACAGCGAGACTTATGCTTCTCTGGTTAAGCTGGTGCAGAAGGAGGGCAGCAAGCAGTCTTTCTGGACAAAGGGAGAATCCAAGGCgtaa
- a CDS encoding uncharacterized protein (EggNog:ENOG41), with protein MASQAAAKAAGGLVSISKKHTLQSTGIWETIRKAFAIDPNRSNGVPLNPYFRNPTPGGLDPQSYDDPVTIPAGDIADNAYWKRDVRRSYPQLSVVDQGYAVSLLTVGSAAKPKVELIGEAGEQALVAAQKEGETGLATFFEKAPKDVAKDVFVDGLPPVPSGQTLVSGAWDVHKYELHEEQEQTYGAGYPCRTFK; from the exons ATGGCTTCTCaagcggcagcaaaggctgCTGGTGGCCTTGTTTCCATCTCAAAG AAACACACTCTCCAGTCCACCGGCATCTGGGAGACGATCCGAAAGGCCTTTGCCATCGACCCCAACCGCTCCAACGGCGTCCCCCTCAATCCTTACTTCCGAAACCCGACCCCCGGCGGCCTGGACCCCCAGAGCTACGATGATCCCGTCACGATTCCCGCCGGCGACATCGCCGACAACGCCTACTGGAAGCGAGACGTCCGCCGCTCGTACCCGCAGCTCAGCGTCGTCGACCAGGGCTACGCCGTGTCGCTGCTGACGGTCGGAAGCGCCGCGAAGCCCAAGGTCGAGCTGATTGGCGAGGCCGGAGAGCAGGCCCTCGTGGCTGCGCAGAAGGAGGGCGAGACCGGCCTGGCGACGTTTTTTGAAAAGGCCCCCAAGGATGTGGCCAAGGATGTGTTTGTCGACGGCCTGCCTCCTGTGCCGAGCGGACAGACGTTGGTGTCGGGAGCGTGGGATGTGCACAAGTACGAGCTTCacgaggagcaggagcagacATATGGTGCTGG CTATCCTTGCAGGACATTCAAATAA